A single window of Eucalyptus grandis isolate ANBG69807.140 chromosome 1, ASM1654582v1, whole genome shotgun sequence DNA harbors:
- the LOC104435440 gene encoding aconitate hydratase, cytoplasmic, which yields MYITSASASASSFLRASRARLSGSLSSAASRALVAQGPCPSPSAGQCRSLSFSSAFRSLRSSVPRWSHGVDWRSPASLRPQIRAVAPVIERLQRKFATMASENPFKEILTTLPKAGGGHFGKFYSLPALNDPRIDKLPYSIRILLESAIRNCDNFQVKKGDVEKILDWENTSPKQVEIPFKPARVLLQDFTGVPAVVDLACMRDAMNRLGSDSNKINPLVPVDLVIDHSVQVDVARSENAVQANMELEFQRNNERFAFLKWGSTAFHNMLVVPPGSGIVHQVNLEYLGRVVFNTDGMLYPDSVVGTDSHTTMIDGLGVAGWGVGGIEAEAAMLGQPMSMVLPGVVGFKLSGKLCDGVTATDLVLTVTQMLRKHGVVGKFVEFYGDGMGELSLADRATIANMSPEYGATMGFFPVDHVTLQYLKLTGRSDETVAMIEAYLRANKLFIDYDEPQQERVYSSYLELNLEDVEPCISGPKRPHDRVPLKEMKADWHSCLDNKVGFKGFAVPKESQDKVAKFSFHGQPAELKHGSVVIAAITSCTNTSNPSVMLGAALVAKKACELGLQVKPWIKTSLAPGSGVVTKYLLQSGLQKYLNQQGFNIVGYGCTTCIGNSGDLDESVGSAISENDIIAAAVLSGNRNFEGRVHPLTRANYLASPPLVVAYALAGTVDIDFDKEPIGMGKDGKSVYFKDIWPSTEEIAQVVQSSVLPEMFKSTYEAITKGNPMWNQLSVPATTMYKWDANSTYIHEPPYFKDMTMDPPGAHGVKDAYCLLNFGDSITTDHISPAGSIHKDSPAAKYLLERGVDRKDFNSYGSRRGNDEVMARGTFANIRIVNKLLNGEVGPKTVHIPTGEKLYVFDAAMKYKSAGHDTIVLAGAEYGSGSSRDWAAKGPMLLGVKAVIAKSFERIHRSNLVGMGIIPLCFKAGEDTDTLGLTGHERYSIDLPSNISEIRPGQDVTVTTDTGKSFTCTARFDTEVELAYFNHGGILPYVIRNLINQ from the exons ATGTATATAACGAGCGCCTCGGCTTCGGCCTCCTCGTTCCTCCGAGCTTCTAGGGCGCGCCTCTCCGGTTCGCTGTCGTCCGCCGCCTCCCGCGCCTTGGTCGCTCAGGGCCCGTGCCCCTCGCCCTCGGCCGGCCAGTGCCGATCGCTCAGCTTCTCCTCCGCTTTCCGATCCCTCCGGAGCTCGGTGCCGCGGTGGAGCCACGGCGTCGATTGGAGGTCGCCCGCGAGCCTCCGCCCTCAGATCAGGGCCGTCGCCCCCGTGATCGAGCGCCTCCAGCGGAAGTTCGCCACCATGG CTTCAGAGAATCCTTTCAAGGAGATCTTAACTACTTTACCGAAGGCAGGAGGTGgccattttggaaaattttacagCCTTCCTGCTCTAAATGATCCGAGGATAG ACAAGTTGCCATACTCTATCAGGATCCTTCTTGAATCTGCTATCCGTAATTGCGACAACTTCCAAGTTAAAAAAGGGGatgttgagaaaattttagattgGGAAAATACTTCTCCAAAGCAAGTTGAAATTCCTTTCAAGCCAGCTCGTGTTCTCTTGCAG gaTTTTACTGGCGTGCCTGCAGTCGTGGATCTGGCATGCATGCGTGATGCCATGAACAGACTTGGCAGCGATTCAAATAAGATTAACCCCTTG GTTCCTGTGGACCTCGTGATTGATCATTCAGTCCAAGTTGATGTTGCAAGGTCAGAAAACGCTGTTCAGGCAAACATGGAGCTTGAATTCCAGAGAAACAACGAGAGATTTGCTTTCCTGAAATGGGGGTCGACTGCTTTTCACAACATGCTTGTTGTTCCTCCTGGCTCTGGTATTGTGCATCAG GTCAACCTTGAATATCTTGGAAGGGTTGTTTTCAACACAGATGGCATGCTTTATCCCGATAGTGTTGTTGGAACTGATTCCCATACAACCATGATTGATGGGTTAGGAGTTGCTGGTTGGGGAGTTGGAGGTATCGAGGCTGAGGCAGCAATGCTTGGCCAG CCTATGAGCATGGTGTTGCCTGGCGTTGTTGGGTTCAAATTATCTGGGAAGTTGTGTGATGGTGTCACAGCCACTGACTTGGTCCTAACTGTGACACAAATGTTGAGGAAGCATGGAGTTGTTGGCAAATTTGTTGAATTTTATG GGGATGGTATGGGAGAGCTATCATTAGCTGACAGGGCTACCATTGCAAACATGTCTCCTGAGTATGGGGCAACCATGGGATTCTTCCCCGTTGACCATGTAACTCTGCAGTATCTGAAGTTGACCGGAAGAAGTGATGAGACC GTGGCGATGATAGAGGCTTACCTACGTGCAAATAAGTTGTTTATTGATTATGATGAG CCTCAACAAGAACGAGTTTACTCATCTTACCTGGAGCTGAATCTTGAGGATGTTGAACCTTGTATCTCAGGACCTAAGAG ACCTCATGATCGGGTTCCTTTGAAGGAAATGAAGGCTGATTGGCATTCTTGTCTTGATAACAAAGTCGGCTTCAAG GGTTTTGCTGTACCCAAAGAATCACAAGATAAGGTGGCAAAATTTTCATTCCATGGGCAGCCGGCTGAACTCAAGCATGGGAGTGTTGTGATTGCTGCCATTACTAGCTGCACCAACACATCGAATCCCAGTGTCATGCTCGGAGCTGCTCTAGTAGCGAAAAAGGCTTGTGAACTTGGATTACAG GTCAAGCCATGGATCAAAACAAGTCTTGCACCTGGCTCGGGTGTTGTCACTAAGTATCTACTTCAGAG TGGGCTGCAGAAGTACTTAAACCAGCAGGGATTTAACATTGTGGGATACGGATGCACTACTTGTATTGGAAATTCTGGGGACTTGGATGAATCAGTTGGCTCTGCCATCTCAGAAAATG ATATTATTGCTGCTGCCGTACTCTCGGGTAATCGAAACTTTGAAGGGCGTGTTCACCCACTGACTAGGGCTAATTATCTAGCTTCACCTCCTTTAGTAGTTGCCTATGCTCTCGCTGGCACG GTTGATATTGACTTCGACAAAGAGCCAATTGGAATGGGGAAGGATGGTAAGAGTGTTTACTTCAAAGATATCTGGCCATCGACAGAGGAAATTGCACAG GTTGTCCAATCAAGTGTTTTGCCGGAAATGTTCAAAAGCACTTATGAAGCTATCACAAAGGGCAATCCCATGTGGAACCAGCTCTCTGTTCCTGCTACGACCATGTACAAATGGGACGCCAACTCTACCTACATTCATGAGCCTCCATACTTTAAGGACATGACCATGGATCCTCCTGGAGCCCATGGAGTGAAAGATGCATATTGCTTGCTGAACTTTGGTGACAGTATTACGACTGACCATATTTCCCCAGCAGGAAGCATCCACAAGGACAGTCCCGCAGCTAAATATCTACTTGAGCGTGGGGTGGATCGCAAAGACTTCAACTCATATGGAAGTCGACGTGGGAACGACGAAGTGATGGCAAGGGGAACTTTTGCCAATATTCGTATTGTTAATAAGCTTTTAAATGGCGAAGTGGGTCCCAAGACAGTTCATATCCCTACAGGAGAGAAGCTTTATGTGTTTGACGCAGCAATG AAATACAAATCTGCTGGACACGATACCATTGTTCTGGCTGGAGCAGAGTATGGTAGCGGGAGCTCCCGAGATTGGGCAGCCAAAGGGCCCATGCTACTG GGAGTCAAAGCAGTGATTGCAAAAAGTTTCGAGAGAATTCACCGGAGTAATTTGGTGGGTATGGGTATCATTCCACTCTGCTTCAAGGCTGGTGAGGACACGGACACATTAGGATTGACTGGTCACGAGCGTTACAGTATTGACCTCCCGAGCAATATTAGTGAGATTAGGCCTGGCCAAGACGTGACTGTCACAACCGACACAGGCAAATCTTTCACCTGCACTGCCCGCTTCGATACTGAG GTGGAGCTGGCGTATTTCAACCATGGAGGAATTCTTCCGTACGTCATTAGGAATCTTATTAACCAATAA